ACCAGCATTTGCTGCTTTGCCCGGACCATAACAAATTTTTGCATTCAAGAATTTATGCACTGCTTCAATTGTTGAAGGCATATTTGCACCTTCACTTACACATTTACAACCATTTTTAAGTAAATTATCTGCATCTTTTGCATTAATTTCATTCTGCGTTGCACTTGGAAATGCCGCAAATGCTGGAATTGCCCACAATGGATTAGAATCTTTTGGATATTCTTTTACACTTGTCCATTTTGCACTGCTACGTTCTTTAGCATAAGACTCTAAGCTCTCACGTCTTACTTCTTTAATCTCTTTTAATAACGCTAAATCAATGCCTTTTTCATCATAAATCATACCCTTAGAATCACTGATTGTTACAGGTTTTGCTCCAAGTTGTTGGAGTTTTTCTACCGTATAAATCGCAACATTTCCACTTCCTGAAACTAAGCAAGTTTTGCCCTCTAGCTCTCCAAAATTGCTATTTTTTAACATTTCTTGTGCAAAATACACACTTCCATAGCCTGTTGCTTCTGTGCGCACCAAACTTCCGCCCCAAAGCAAAGATTTACCTGTCAAAACACCCTCGTAGCGATTCGTTAGTTTTTTGTATTGTCCAAACAAATAACCAATCTCACGCCCACCTACTCCAATGTCTCCTGCTGGCACATCTGTATGTGCTCCAATATGACGATACAATTCATTCATAAACGCTTGACAAAATCGCATCACTTCTCTATCACTTTTGCCTTTGGGGTCAAAGTCGCTTCCACCTTTGCCACCACCCATTGCAAG
This is a stretch of genomic DNA from Helicobacter ganmani. It encodes these proteins:
- the gdhA gene encoding NADP-specific glutamate dehydrogenase, which produces MSYTQDVIEKVQRLYPDQVEFHQAVKEVLESIEPALKKDKRYETYKVLDRIVIPERQINFRVTWENDKGEIQVNRGYRIEFSSLLGPYKGGLRFHPSVTEGIIKFLGFEQIFKNSLTGLAMGGGKGGSDFDPKGKSDREVMRFCQAFMNELYRHIGAHTDVPAGDIGVGGREIGYLFGQYKKLTNRYEGVLTGKSLLWGGSLVRTEATGYGSVYFAQEMLKNSNFGELEGKTCLVSGSGNVAIYTVEKLQQLGAKPVTISDSKGMIYDEKGIDLALLKEIKEVRRESLESYAKERSSAKWTSVKEYPKDSNPLWAIPAFAAFPSATQNEINAKDADNLLKNGCKCVSEGANMPSTIEAVHKFLNAKICYGPGKAANAGGVATSGLEMSQNAAMTAWTFEEVDKKLHNIMKNIYANASETAKEFGEPTNLVLGANIAGFRKVANAMIEQGL